In a genomic window of Helianthus annuus cultivar XRQ/B chromosome 10, HanXRQr2.0-SUNRISE, whole genome shotgun sequence:
- the LOC110884318 gene encoding uncharacterized protein LOC110884318, giving the protein MASIQIINENIIFKCKRTLQIFTTTLLSLLLPLSFLLLARLTTADYYLSGNGFLVAEPPSTVFFSLLLNSIPLSPLHVLVSVICVAALVHTLNEGRITLPTFSVPSQTTARPRLYTAWIVLCTLQVCVGLGIEGSIGAGIEGSSFGHERNLVCRIVFFLGLHATTVYWWRTIVKPVVDDTMFGFEMEEGWVERVVMGGSLGGLWWWRLRDEVESLVVVTELKREMGVGIGVVDLMGWWLYYLVVTIGIVRVMKCLIWFGVVLLYQKVEQVKDDNDSLSVQEKV; this is encoded by the exons ATGGCTTCTATCCAAATCATCAATGAGAATATTATCTTCAAATGTAAAAGAACCCTTCAAATTTTCACCACCACCCTTCTCAGCCTCCTTCTTCCCCTCTCCTTCCTCCTCCTAGCGCGTCTCACCACCGCGGATTATTACTTATCCGGGAATGGTTTTCTGGTCGCTGAGCCACCGTCGACGGTCTTTTTCTCGCTTCTCCTCAATTCCATCCCACTCAGCCCTCTTCATGTACTCGTTTCGGTTATATGTGTCGCTGCCTTGGTCCACACGTTGAACGAAGGCCGGATCACTCTCCCTACCTTCTCCGTTCCATCGCAAACCACCGCGAGACCGCGGTTGTACACCGCCTGGATTGTTTTGTGCACCTTGCAG GTTTGTGTCGGTTTGGGGATCGAAGGGAGCATAGGGGCCGGAATCGAAGGATCAAGCTTCGGTCATGAACGAAACTTAGTATGTCGGATTGTGTTCTTCTTGGGATTGCACGCGACAACGGTGTATTGGTGGAGGACGATTGTGAAGCCGGTGGTGGACGATACGATGTTCGGGTTTGAGATGGAGGAAGGGTGGGTGGAAAGGGTGGTGATGGGTGGCAGTTTGGGTGGTTTGTGGTGGTGGAGGTTGAGAGATGAGGTGGAGTCATTGGTGGTGGTAACGGAGTTGAAGAGAGAGATGGGTGTGGGAATTGGTGTGGTTGACTTGATGGGTTGGTGGTTGTATTATTTGGTTGTAACAATTGGGATTGTTAGGGTGATGAAATGTCTCATTTGGTTTGGTGTTGTTTTGCTTTACCAGAAGGTAGAACAAGTAAAAGATGACAATGACTCCCTTAGCGTTCAAGAAAAAGTATAA